In Streptococcus mitis, the DNA window ACAGTTGGTGTTGTGACACGTCCTTTTGGTTTTGAAGGAAGTAAACGTGGACAGTACGCTGTAGAAGGAATCAATCAACTTCGTGAACATGTAGATACTTTATTGATTATTTCAAACAACAACTTGCTTGAAATTGTTGATAAGAAAACTCCGCTTCTTGAAGCTCTTAGCGAAGCAGATAACGTACTTCGCCAAGGTGTTCAAGGGATTACGGACTTGATCACAAACCCTGGTTTGATTAACCTTGACTTTGCCGATGTGAAAACAGTTATGGCAAATAAAGGAAACGCCCTAATGGGTATCGGTATCGGTAGTGGTGAAGAACGTGTGGTAGAAGCAGCTCGTAAGGCAATCTACTCACCACTTCTTGAAACAACTATTGACGGTGCTGAGGATGTCATCGTCAACGTTACTGGTGGTCTTGATTTAACCTTGATTGAGGCAGAAGAAGCATCAGAAATTGTTAACCAAGCAGCTGGCCAAGGAGTGAATATCTGGCTCGGAACATCTATCGATGAAAACATGAAAGATGAAATCCGTGTTACAGTTGTGGCAACTGGTGTTCGCCAAGATCGTGTTGAAAAAGTTGTTGGTCATGCACCAAGACAAGCTGTTCGTCATGAGCAAGCAAGTCCTAGCCATGCACACAATCATAATCGTCACTTTGATATGGCTGAAACTGCAGAAATTCCAAGTCCAGCACCTCGCCGTACAGAAACTTCTCAAACTTCAGCATTTGGTGATTGGGACTTGCGTCGTGAGACAATTGTTCGTCCGACTGATTCAGTTGTATCACCAGTTGAACGTTTCGAAGCACCATCTTTACACGATGAGGATGAATTAGACACTCCTCCATTTTTCAAAAATCGTTAAGTAAATGAATTTGAAAGAAAATACAGAACGTGTTTTTCAACAAATAAAAGATGCAAGTCAGCAGTCAGGAAGAGAAGTCAATTCTGTTTCGGTTGTTGCTGTTACAAAATATGTAGACGTACCGACAGCGGAGGCTTTGCTTCCGC includes these proteins:
- the ftsZ gene encoding cell division protein FtsZ codes for the protein MTFSFDTAAAQGAVIKVIGVGGGGGNAINRMVDEGVAGVEFIAANTDVQALSSTKAETVIQLGPKLTRGLGAGGRPEVGQKAAEESEEALTQAITGADMVFITAGMGGGSGTGAAPVIARIAKDLGALTVGVVTRPFGFEGSKRGQYAVEGINQLREHVDTLLIISNNNLLEIVDKKTPLLEALSEADNVLRQGVQGITDLITNPGLINLDFADVKTVMANKGNALMGIGIGSGEERVVEAARKAIYSPLLETTIDGAEDVIVNVTGGLDLTLIEAEEASEIVNQAAGQGVNIWLGTSIDENMKDEIRVTVVATGVRQDRVEKVVGHAPRQAVRHEQASPSHAHNHNRHFDMAETAEIPSPAPRRTETSQTSAFGDWDLRRETIVRPTDSVVSPVERFEAPSLHDEDELDTPPFFKNR